Genomic DNA from Burkholderia plantarii:
CCCACGCCTGGCCGCCGACGGTGACCTGGAACCTGCCCGCATCCTGATCGGATCTACCCGGCTGGCAGGCCGGAATCGCAGGAGAACCGTTCCTCGGAAACTGGAAGTCCGCGCCGATCCGGTGGCCGATGATGCGCACGCGCTTGCGCGTCTGCGGCACGCCGCAGCCGGCGAGATTCACCTTCCGCAGGCGCACGCCGTAGCCGATCGCCAGGAACTCCCTGACCAACGAGGACGGTGCCTCGCCATGGCCCGAGGTGAGCAGCCCCTCGACGTTCTCGAAGATGAACCGGCGCGGCCTGAGCTCGGCGACGATGTGCGGGTAGTTGAAGATCAACGGGTCGCGCGGGTCGTCGGCGCGCCGGCGGTGCTGAAGCCCTGGCAGAGGGCCGCCGATCAGCGCGAACGGCTCGCGGCCGCCCGGCATGTCCTTGAAGAACGACGGCCGGACCGTCGTCAGGTCGAGCGCGTGGCAGGTGCCGCCGACGTTGTTTTCATAGGTGCGGCACCGGTCCCGGTCGATCTCGGCGCCGCACCGCGGCTTCAGTCCGGCCGCCGCGAAACCGTAGGAAAATCCGCCCGCTCCCGGGAACAGGGAAAGTACGGCACCGGATCCCGGAGTCATGGCAAGCGCGGCGTCCCGTGGGCAACTCGCGCAATGACACGATACGGGGGCGGCGCATCCGGGCCGCGCAGGCTGGCCACGCAGGCAGACCGGACCGCGCCGGCTCAGCCCGTCGCGCCGGCCCAGCCCTGCCAGACCAGCACGGCGTTCAGCGCCGTCACCACGCAGGCCGCGAGCGTCGCCGCGGCCGTCGTCAGGCGCCGGTTGCGGAACGGCCCCATCACCGCGCGGCTCGCGGTCAGCCGGATCAGCATGAACATCGGCAGCGGCAGCGCGAAGCTGAGCACCACCTGGCTCAGGACCAGCGCGCGCGTCGCGTCGACGCCGAGCGCGATCACCACGAAGCTCGGCGCCATCGTCACGAAGCGCCGCAGCGACAGCCGCAGCCGCCTCTTCACGAAGCCCTGCATGATGACCTGGCCCGCCATGGCGCCGACCACCGAACTCGATACGCCGGCCGCGATCAGGCCGGTCAGGAACAGCAGCGCGGCCAGGTCGCCGAGCAGCGGGCGCAGCGTGTGATAGGCGGTGTCGATCCGCGCGATGTCGCTGAAGCGCTCGTGGAACGCGCCGGCCGCGGTGATCACCATCGCCAGGTTGATCAGCCCCGCCACGCCGAGCGCGGCCGCCACCTCGAGGTTCGAGAACTTCAGCAGCCGCCGCAGCTCGGCCGGCCCTCGCGGCGCCACGCGGTTCTGGGTCAGCCCCGAATGCAGGAACAGCGCGTGCGGCATCACGGTGGCGCCGACGATGGCGACCGAGATCATCAGCGCGTCGGCGCGCGGCAGCCGCGTGGGCACGAGCTGCGCGAACACGGTGGGCCACGCGACCGGCACGATGACCAGCTCGATCAGATACGCGGCGCCGATCGTCGCGACCAGCGCGGCGATCATCAGCTCCAGCGGACGGAAGCCGCGCCGCTCGAAGCCGAGCAGCGCGGTGACGACGGCCGCCGTCGCCAGCATCCCCACCAGCAGCGGCAGGCCGCACAGCAGCTGCAGGCCGATCGCGGCGCCGACCAGCTCGGCGAGTTCGGTCGCCATCGCCACGAGTTCGCTCAGCAGCCACATGCCGTACACGGCGGCGCGCGGCAGCCGCAGGCGGCAGTGCTCGGCGAGGTTCAGGCCGGTCACGAAGCCGAGCCGCGCGGCCAGCGCCTGGAACAGCATGCCGATCAGGTTGGCCAGCAGCACGACCCACAGCAGCGAATAGCCGAAGCGCGCGCCGGCCTCGATGTTGGTGGCGAAGTTGCCGGGGTCCATGTAGGCGATCGAGGCCACCACCGCCGGCCCGCTCAGGGCGATCAGCCGCCGCAGGCCGGGGCGCGGCCCGGACAGCGCGGCCCGCGCCTCGCGCGTGGCGCGTTCGGTCAGCGCGGATACCACGTCCGGCTTGAAGACGGGATCGGTCATGGGCGCGCGGGCGTCAGCGGGAGCCCGCGTGGCCGAGCCGCGCGAGCTGGCGCCCGACGATGCGTTCGAGCTGCGCGTCGTAGGTGTAGCGGCGGCGCAGCGGCTCGGCGACCGCACGCGGCGCCGGCCAGGTGAGCCCCTGCGGGTCCACGCGATAGATCGAGGCGAAGCTGCGGAAGCTGCCGCTCAGCAGCGCGTGGTCCCAGCCGAGCGTGCCCTCGACGAGGCCGTGCAGCGCGGCGAGCGTGATGGTCGATTCGAGGTTCGCGTAGTCGGACGGCCCGCCTTGCGCGCGCGGCGCCGCGTCGGCCAGGTGGTAATGCCAGCTTTGCGTGCGGGTGGGCGACACCACGTTCAGCTGGTAGATCACGTCCCACTCGCGATGCGCGGCGCGCAGCGCCGGGTCCATGCCGAGAATGTGGCGCGGCAGCGCGTCGGTGCATTCGGCCTCGGCCACGCGCCATTGCAGCGCCTCGGCGGGCGTGTCGGGGCCGGCGCCGGGACCGGATGCCGGATGCTCGAACGGCACGCCGAACCGCACCGGGTCGAAGCGCGGCTCGGGGCCGCCGTCGGCGAGCCGCACGGCGAAGCGGCTCGCGCCGGGCGCGTGCGTGACGACGGGGGCCGCGCCCGCGCGCGCGTCGAGCCGCAGCAGGTCGGACGGCTGCGCCGCGTGGCAGGACGCGGCCAGCGCCGGGCAGCGCTGTTCGAGCGCGCGCACGAAGCGCTTCAGCGTGAGCGGGAACACCAGCTGGTTCATGAACGCGGCGGGCGGCAGATAGGCGAACATGCACGAGCCCGGCACGACGTGGCGCGGCGCGATGCGGGCGATCTGTTCGAGCATCGCGCCGACGCGCTCGTGCGGAAACGCCAGCGAGCGGTTCAACGGGAAATTGTTTTCCAGCAGCGGCTGCCATGGCGCGATCAGCAGGTCCACCTGGCCGAGCTGCGCGGCGATGCGCGACGAGGTCGCCTCGCTGACGATGGTGTCGACGGCGTTCCACAGCAGGCACGGCCCGTCGCGCACGATCAGCCCGAATTCCGGCACGCGGTTCTCCGAGCGCGTGATGGTGAGGCGCACCTCGCCGAACGCGATCTCGTCGAAGTCATGCACGCGCTCCACCTGCCGGTAGCCGAGTTCGTGCAGCGCGTGCGCGATCAGGTCGTCGTCGGGAATGATCACGCGGCACTCGCGCGACAGCCCGGCCAGCGTCTCGACGTCGAAGTGATCGAGATGGCGGTGCGAGATCACCAGCAGCGCGAAGCGCAGCGCGTCGAGCTCGCGCAGCGCGCGTTTCGGGAACACGTCGAGCAGGCCCTCCTGGTGCGAGGCGCCGAACACCGGGTCCATCAGGATGTTGCCGGCGCTGGTTTCGATCAGCAGGCTGGCGTGGCCGAGGAAATGGATTTGCATGCGGGGTCTCCCTGCGCGGCTCAGTCGGCGCCCGGGCGCGCGTCGTCGGCGGTCAGCCCGCGCGCCTCGCACCAGGCCGGATCGAAGAAGGTGTTCAGGTACGGCCGCGCGCCGTCGGGCAGCAGCGCGACCACGTTGCGTCCGCGCGCGGTGGCCGGCGCGGTGGCGCAGTAGCGCAGCGCCGCCGCCACGATGCAGCCCGACGACGGCCCCGCGAGCATGCCTTCGCGCTCGAACAGCCGCTGGCTGACCGCGCGCGATTCGGCGTCGGCGATCTCGAACACGCGATCGACGTCGGCGAGGCTCGCCACCACGGGCACCTCGTCGTTGCCGACGCCTTCCACGAGGCTGCCGCGAAACGTGGCCGCTCGCGCGTGCCACGCGGCCGAGAACGCGCTGCCGGGCGGCTCGGCCAGCACGATCTCGACGCCGGGGTTCTGTTCCTTGAGAAAGCGCGCCACGCCATGCAGCGTGCCGCCGGTGCCGGCGCCGCACACCAGCGCGTCGATCCGGCCATCGCTTTGCCGCCACAGTTCGCGGCCGAGGCCGGCGTAGGCGCTCTGCCAGTTCATTGGATTGCCGAACTGGTTCGCGAACCACGCGCCGGGGATCTCGCGCGCGAGGCGCCGCGCGGTGGCGGTACCCGATTCGGGATGGTCGGCGGGCAGGCCGGGGCTGACCAGATGCACGGTGGCGCCGCAGGCGCGCAGCAGGTTGATCTTGTCGGGCGTGGTGGTGCGCGCGACCACCAGCACCACGCGGTAGCCGAGGATCGCGCCGACCGTGGCGAGCCCGACGCCGGTGTTGCCCGAGGTGGTCTCGATCACGGTGCCGCCGGGCGCGAGCAGGCCGCGGCGCGCGGCTTCGGTCAGCAGCGTGCGCGCGAGCCGGTCCTTGATCGAGCCGCCCGGATTCATGAATTCGCACTTGCCGTGCAGGCGGTTGGCGTGCGGCTCCGGCGCCGGCGCGAGCCGCGCGAGCCGCACCAGCGGCGTGTCCCCGATCGCCTCGGCGAGCGACGCGAGCGCGCCCGGCATCGGCCCGGCATCGGGCGCGTCATGGGCCGCGGCAAGGCTGGCGGGCAAACTCGTCGATTGGTCCATGCGGCGGCTCACGAGGCGGCGCGCGCCGCCGGCTTGGCGAGCAGATGGAAGCCGAGGCTCCACGGCACGGTGACGCGGCCGTCGGCGTGGCGCACGGGGCTCAGCCAGTGCTCGACCAGCGGCGCCAGCTCGGCCAGCGCGATCTCCAGCCCGAGCAGTCGCATGATGTACGAGAGCGCCGCGCCCGCGTCGCTGAACTGCCAGTCGGTGGCCCGGCGCCGGCTCCAGCGGTGGATCATCCCGGCACGATCGCAGAGCAGCTGCATGAACGCGCGATCGAGGAACTCGACCTCGTGGCCGGTGCGGCAGTGATGCTGGACCACGTGGTCGAAGAAGCGCTGCGCCGGCGTGCCGAAATCGACGTCCACGATCAGCAGCTCGGCGTTCGGCTTCAGCACGCGGCGGATCTCGTCGAGCGCGACCTTCTTGTTCTGCACGTGATGGAAGCTCGCCATCGAGAACACCAGGTCCACCGAATCGTCGGGCAGGTCGATTCGCGACGGCGTGGCCACCAGCTTGCGCATGCCGGCCAGCGGCTGCAGATGCGCGAGCATGTGGGGCGACGGATCGCAGGCGATCAGCTCGCCACCGGGCGCGAGCTGCTCGAGCAGGGCCGGCGTGGCGAAGCCGGAGCCGGCGCCCAGCTCGACGATGCGCCGCACCGGCGGGCGGCGGCGCTCGGCCAGCGCCCAGCACGCCGCTTCCAGTTCGGCGGCGCGGGCATACGGCGAGGCGCGCATCGCGCCTTCGTAATCGACGGCGCGCTGGAGGTCGAATTCAACGAACATGATGGGATTCCCGGTCAGGTCGACTTGATCAGCAGGCGGTCGCCGACGCACAGCGCGTCGAGCGCCACCTCGTGATAGAACGCCTCGCTCTGCGCGGCGGTGGAGAAAATCGGGCTGCCGCCGGCGTTCAGCGAGGTGTTGAGCAGCACCGGCACGCCGGTGCGCGCCTCGAACGCGCGCAGCAGCGCGGCGAACGGCTCGTGCTCGGTGCCGGGGCCGTCGGCCACGGTCTGCACGCGCGCGGTGCCGTCCTCGTGGACGATCGCGGCCAGCTGCTCGCGCCGCTCGGGCCGCACGTCGATGGCGCGCAGCATGTAGCGGCTCGAGCCGCTCATCTCGAACCATTCGCCGGCCCGGCTCTCCAGCACGCTCGGCGCATACGGACGCCAGCGCTCGCGCAGCTTCACGCGCGTGTTGAGGATTTCCTTGGCGTCGGCGATGCGCGGGTCCATCAGGATCGAGCGATGGCCGAGCGCGCGCGGCCCGAGCTCGCCGCGGCCCTGATGCCAGGCCACGATCCTGCCGGCGGCGAGCAGCCCGGCCACTTGCTCGATGGTGTGCGGCGAGGGTTGCGCCTCGACCGGATCATCCTGCCAGTAGGGGAAGCCGCCGGTCGGGAACAGCGGCTGGTCGAGCTGGATGCGCAGCAGCTCCAGGCAGCCGAGCGACAGGCCGCCGTCGTAGGCATGCGGCGGGATCGCGAGCAGCGGGAAATGGCGCGCCAGCAGCTCGTTGCAGACCACGTTCTGCGCGCAGCCGCCGGCATAGAGGATGGTGTCCTCGGCGCGGCAGTGGCGCTGGAAGAAGCGCAGCACGTAAGCGGCCACGCCGTGATGGATGGTGGCGAGCCAGTCGCGGAACGAAGGGTTGTCGAACGAGAAGAACGCGTTGCCGGCGCGCGGCACCCAGCGCCGCGCGACCGCGTCGACCACGATCTGCGGGTCCGCCTCGGGAATCGCGCCGCGCCACGGCACGGCGCGGATCAGGTCGTAGATCGCGTGGTCGGCGATCGCGTCGAAGTCGATCCCGTCCAGGTAGGCGTGGTCGACGCTGCCGTAAGCCTGCGCGCCCATCACCTTGCCGACCAGATCCTCGAGGCCGCCGGACAGCTTCATCAGCATGCCGATCTTCTCGAACAGCATGCCGAACGAGCGGTTGCCGGTGCTGAACACGAGCTCGGGCGTCTTCGAGCCGGGCGCGCGGATCACCGACTGCGAATTGCCGTTGTCGCCGTTGCCGTCGAGCGCGATGCCGACCGCCGCCTCGGCTACCGGCAGCAGCGGCCAGCCGCTCAATACGTGCGCGTAATGGTGGTCGACGCACCAGGTCGGCGCGTCGCCGAAGCGCGGCAGCACCGGGCGGCTGCGCTCGAACAGCCGGTTCGGCGCGCAGCTGCCGAGCCCGTTGCGCTGGCCGTCCGAGAACGCCACCGCGTCGACGCGGTCGAGGCCCCATTCGGCGCAGGTGCGCTCGACGAATTCGAGCGTGGCGCGGTGATGCTTGATGCCGGTGGCGCGCTCCGATTTCGCATAACGCACGCGGCCGTCGATCCAGGCGGCAACGTTGCTGTCGTGACGGCCCAGATAGAACGAGACGAAGTTCATTCGGTACTCCGGTTGGTGGGCGTGAGCCCGGCGATGAACGCGTGGATGGCGGCGGCCGTGGCGTCGGGGCGTTCGTGCATCGGCAGGTGGCCGCAGTCGGGCATGATCGCGAGCGAGGCCTGGCCGGCCGGCAGCCGTTCGACGAAGGCCCGCGCATAGGCGGGCGGCGTGAAGCGGTCCTGCGCGCCGGCGATCACCAGCACGCGCCGGCGCAGATGCGGCAGCCGGTGGCGCAGGCCGTGCTCGGCGAACGGCCAGGCGATCCGGCTCAGCGCGTTCATGCCGCGCGCCGGCCAGTGCGCCTGCATGCGCCGCGCGTCGGGATGCGCCGGGTCGTGCCAGAGCAGGCCGGTGGCCGCGTCCGGACCGAGCGCGAGCAGGTTGGCGAGCGGATGCGCGTCGAGCCAGAGGCCGAGCGGCGAGATCAGCACCAGCGGGGCGCGCGGCGCCGAGTCGAGACCATCGAGGCAGGCCAGCTCGGCCGCGAGCATCGCGCCGAGGCCGTGCGCGATCAGGAGCGGGGGCGTGGCGTGCGGCGTGGCGCCGGTTGTCTCCGGCGCCTCGTCGCGAAGCCGGCGCGCGCAGGCGGCGAGCACGTCGAGCAGCGGGTTCGCGCCGGCCTGCGTCTGCATCGCCAGCTCGCCGGCGGCCATCACCGGCACCGGCCGCGAGGACAGCGCGCGCAGGAAGCGTTCGGGCACCAGCGGATCGGCGCCGCCGAGATAGCACGCCGCGATGGCGGGCGCCACGGACGCGGGCGCGGGCACCACGGCGGCGCGGGTGGACGGAGTCGAGGTCATGGCGTGGGGGCTCCGGCGAGCGCGCGCGGCGTCCAGCGATCCTCGTACGCGTCGTGCAGGCCGCGCAGTTGCGGCATCACCTGCGTCGCGAACAGCCGCGCGTTCTTTTCGGTCAGCTCGGCCGACAGCGTGCCGACCTGCAGGATGCCGATCAGGTGGCCGATCCGGCAGCGCATGGCGAGATCGCGCAGCGCCGCCGTCACGGTGGCCGGGCTGCCCGCGATCACCTGGCCGCGCGCGACGTAGTCGGCATAGCGCAGCGGGCCGCGCGCCTCGGGCTTCGCATCCGGCTTCGCATCGGCGGGCGGCTTCGGCGCCGGCACGTCGCTGACCGGCACGTGGGCGAACATCGGCGTCACGGCGGTGACGGTGCCGAAGAAGTGCTCGACGGCCTCGGCGTAGTCGGCCTCGGCCGAGGCGTCGGTCTCGCTCACGCAGATCACCTGCGCGAGCGCGAACCGGTACGGGTTGTCGTCCCAGCCGTTGGCATGCACGGCGGACCAGTAGCCGTCGAGGAACGCCACCGTCTTCTGCGTGCCGCCGAACGACAGGTAGCAGTAGCAGTAGTCCTCGCGCGCGGCGATCGCCCAGGTGTCGTGGCTGCCGGTGCCGGGCAGCCAGACCGGCGGGCGCGGCTGCTGCAGCGGGCGCGGCCACGGATTCACGTGGGCCAGCCGCGTGTAGGCGCCGGCGAACGCGAACGGCGCGTCGGCGGCCCAGGCCGCGCGGATCAGCCGGTGCGCCTCGGCCCAGCGTTCGCGCAGCTCGCCCGGCGCGACGCCGCCCGCGAAGCAGGCGTCCATCGGCGTGCCGAACACGAAGCCGGCCACCAGCCGGCCGTTCGACAGCACGTCGATCACCGCGAGTTCCTCGGCCACGCGCGTGGGCGGGTTGTACAGCGGCAGGCTGTTGCCGAGCACCACGATCGCGGCGCGGCGCGTCTCGCGCGCGAGGATCGCCGCGAACAGGTTCGGCGAGGGGCTGACCGAGCCGGCGTATTGATGGTGCTCGTTGACCACCAGTCCGTCGAAGCCCAGCTCGCTCGCGAGCCGGTAGCCGCTCAGCGTGTCGTCGTAGAGCGCGGCGACCCGGGCCGGGTCGCAGTGGCGGCGCGGCGGCGTCACCCACATGCCGCCGTCGCGGGCGCCCGCTTCCTGCGCGAGCCCCGGGTAGGTGAATTCGACGAACCAGTGGAATTTCATTGCGTGACGGCGCGGTTGTCGAGCAGGTCGAGCATCAGCGGCGAGGCGACGTAGTTCTCGATCAGCACGTCGGTGCGGTCCTTGCGGACCAGACGCACCTGCGCGCCGATCTCGGGCGTCCTGCCGAGGTTGTAGAGGTGATCGTCGTGGGTGGCGTTGCGCGCGTGCTTGAACGCCTCCGGGCCGATGTAGCCACCCAGGTGGTCGCAGCGTCCGGTCGCGAGATGGAAGGTGCCGAAGATCTTCTCGTCCTGGATCCCGGTGCCGGTGACGGGCAGCCGCGAGGTGCCGAGTCCGAACTCGCAGATCACGGCGGTGGCGGGATCGTCGCGGAAGCGCTGCAGGCCCTCGGCCAGCGTGCCGGCGCTGCCGTCGAGCAGCGTGCCGTCCACGATGCTGCCGTCCACCACGCGCAGCGCGGCGAGCGTGCCGTCCTCGAACTTGTGCGGAAAGGTGCCGCTCGCGCTCTTGGGCAGGAAATACACCTCGCCGTCGGGCAGGTTCTCGACGTTGCGCTGGCCCGGCGGGCAGCGCCCGCAGCTCTTGCCGGCGTGGCGCCCGCCGATCTCGATGTCGAGCCGGAACTGCTGCGTGCCGTAGAAGAAGTCGATCTCGGCGCGCTCGGCCGGCGAGAGCGCGACGCGGATCCGGTTGGTGTCCTCGCCGACCTTGCGGTAGTCGAGGCACAGGCCGCTTTGCATCACGTCGCGGTTGATGCCGTGCATGGTGGCGGCGCGAAAGCCGATCCGGCGCGCCAGCGCGAGCAGCGGCGCGGTGGCCGAGTGGGTGGACAGGCACAGCAGGATCGAATGCCCCTCGCAGATCTCCTTGACGAAATCGACCACGCGGCCGTCCGGTGTCACGGCCTGCGCGGGCAGCTCGGCGTTGCTGCCCGACACCGTCCGGTAGGCGTACAGATCGACCGCGCCGAGCTTCAGCTGCCCGGCGACGCCGGCGCGCAGCGGCTGATAGAACTCGTCGTGCGCGAGCGCCTGCAGCTCGAAGGCGGGATCGCCGAGATAGCGGAAGTTCTCGACCAGCGACGGGTCGGGCAGGTCGATCAGGATCGCGAGCCGTTCGCCGGGCTCGGGCTCGAAGCAGCTTTCGAGGAGGCGATGGAGGTCGAAGGTCGGGAAGGTGAGATCGGTCATGGCGGGGTTCCGGGTGGGAAATGGGTGGATCGGTAGGCGGCTCGAAACGTGGCTCGGCATGCGGTTCGGAATGCGGCCCGCGGCGCGGCGCCGGCTCAGTCCGGCTGGCGCGGCGTGCGGCGCAGCTCGTGGCCGATGAAGCTGGCGCACGCGCCGAACCAGCGCCGCACGAACCGCCGGCTGCCGGCCCACGAGCCGCGCACCAGCGCCCGCGAGCCGTGGCTGCCGGCCACGCGTGCGTAGCGCAGCAGATGCCGCGCGCGCGGCGACAGCGCGTCGAACCTGTGCTGCTCGATCGGCCGGCGATAGTCGCGGTCGCTCTGCACGCTTTCCTCGACGATGCGGCCGAGCAGGTTGCCGAGATTGAGCAGCCGCTGGTTGGCGATCGCGCCGCCGCCGCTCGCGCCGCGCCCGGCCTTGCGCACGCGCTCGGCCAGCCAGACGCCGGCGCGCGCGAGCCATGCGTAGGGCACCGGCCCGGGCTGGACGTAGTAGAGCGAGAGCATCGGCCGCGACGCGTCGGACCGGTTCGCGGTGCCGCGATGCAGCAGCCGGTGGTCGCGCAGCACGAAGCTGCCGGCGCGGTTGGTGAGCCGCCGCGGGCGGCGCGTGGCCGAGATCTGGCGTGCCTCGTCGGCGGCGATGAAATACGGCTGCGTGTCGAATCGGCCGCCGCAGTGCGTGCCCGGCCAGATCTCGGTCGGCCCGTTGTGCTCGGTGACGTCCACCAGCGGGATGTTCAGCGCGATGCTGAAGCGCGTGAAGTCCTGGTGCGCGCCCTGGAAGCCGGCGCCGGGCAGCGGCGTGTCGGAGGCGATCAGGTAGCAGACCGCGTCGGGGCCGATCAGCCGGTCGACGATCGCCATCACGCGCGGATCGTTGAACAGGCGCTCGTCGAACAGCGGCCCGTGCGACGGCAGGTGCATGTTCCAGCGGTTCAGGTCGTGATTGCCGCCCTTGGGCTTGAAGTCGTTGAGCACCGCGTCGTTGCGGTCGAGCAGCGCCTGGTCGGCGGCCACGCCGTGCAGGCCGAAGCGGCGCATCTTCGCGTCGAGCAGCGCCAGGTAGTGCTCGCGCAGCGTGTCGAGTTCGCCCGGGCTGAACGGGCTGCCGAACGTGCAATGGCCGTCGGCGATGAACCGGTCGAGCGCGGATGAATCGGAGTCCGTATTGTTGTCCGTGTGGTTCGTATCGGCGGACGTCGGGTTCGATGCCGCGTCGGCCCATCGCGCAT
This window encodes:
- a CDS encoding DNA cytosine methyltransferase, encoding MTPGSGAVLSLFPGAGGFSYGFAAAGLKPRCGAEIDRDRCRTYENNVGGTCHALDLTTVRPSFFKDMPGGREPFALIGGPLPGLQHRRRADDPRDPLIFNYPHIVAELRPRRFIFENVEGLLTSGHGEAPSSLVREFLAIGYGVRLRKVNLAGCGVPQTRKRVRIIGHRIGADFQFPRNGSPAIPACQPGRSDQDAGRFQVTVGGQAWEIRRPSRGSVQKAEEAKQAKKAGKAGKAAKGGERREGQEDQESQKNRRGRRAAAGLTACRARPRLARHAVRTGFSRGCRPSRAHRLRARSGCPPASSSDASPPGRRRRRRS
- a CDS encoding Nramp family divalent metal transporter: MTDPVFKPDVVSALTERATREARAALSGPRPGLRRLIALSGPAVVASIAYMDPGNFATNIEAGARFGYSLLWVVLLANLIGMLFQALAARLGFVTGLNLAEHCRLRLPRAAVYGMWLLSELVAMATELAELVGAAIGLQLLCGLPLLVGMLATAAVVTALLGFERRGFRPLELMIAALVATIGAAYLIELVIVPVAWPTVFAQLVPTRLPRADALMISVAIVGATVMPHALFLHSGLTQNRVAPRGPAELRRLLKFSNLEVAAALGVAGLINLAMVITAAGAFHERFSDIARIDTAYHTLRPLLGDLAALLFLTGLIAAGVSSSVVGAMAGQVIMQGFVKRRLRLSLRRFVTMAPSFVVIALGVDATRALVLSQVVLSFALPLPMFMLIRLTASRAVMGPFRNRRLTTAAATLAACVVTALNAVLVWQGWAGATG
- a CDS encoding MBL fold metallo-hydrolase; protein product: MQIHFLGHASLLIETSAGNILMDPVFGASHQEGLLDVFPKRALRELDALRFALLVISHRHLDHFDVETLAGLSRECRVIIPDDDLIAHALHELGYRQVERVHDFDEIAFGEVRLTITRSENRVPEFGLIVRDGPCLLWNAVDTIVSEATSSRIAAQLGQVDLLIAPWQPLLENNFPLNRSLAFPHERVGAMLEQIARIAPRHVVPGSCMFAYLPPAAFMNQLVFPLTLKRFVRALEQRCPALAASCHAAQPSDLLRLDARAGAAPVVTHAPGASRFAVRLADGGPEPRFDPVRFGVPFEHPASGPGAGPDTPAEALQWRVAEAECTDALPRHILGMDPALRAAHREWDVIYQLNVVSPTRTQSWHYHLADAAPRAQGGPSDYANLESTITLAALHGLVEGTLGWDHALLSGSFRSFASIYRVDPQGLTWPAPRAVAEPLRRRYTYDAQLERIVGRQLARLGHAGSR
- a CDS encoding PLP-dependent cysteine synthase family protein codes for the protein MDQSTSLPASLAAAHDAPDAGPMPGALASLAEAIGDTPLVRLARLAPAPEPHANRLHGKCEFMNPGGSIKDRLARTLLTEAARRGLLAPGGTVIETTSGNTGVGLATVGAILGYRVVLVVARTTTPDKINLLRACGATVHLVSPGLPADHPESGTATARRLAREIPGAWFANQFGNPMNWQSAYAGLGRELWRQSDGRIDALVCGAGTGGTLHGVARFLKEQNPGVEIVLAEPPGSAFSAAWHARAATFRGSLVEGVGNDEVPVVASLADVDRVFEIADAESRAVSQRLFEREGMLAGPSSGCIVAAALRYCATAPATARGRNVVALLPDGARPYLNTFFDPAWCEARGLTADDARPGAD
- a CDS encoding class I SAM-dependent methyltransferase gives rise to the protein MFVEFDLQRAVDYEGAMRASPYARAAELEAACWALAERRRPPVRRIVELGAGSGFATPALLEQLAPGGELIACDPSPHMLAHLQPLAGMRKLVATPSRIDLPDDSVDLVFSMASFHHVQNKKVALDEIRRVLKPNAELLIVDVDFGTPAQRFFDHVVQHHCRTGHEVEFLDRAFMQLLCDRAGMIHRWSRRRATDWQFSDAGAALSYIMRLLGLEIALAELAPLVEHWLSPVRHADGRVTVPWSLGFHLLAKPAARAAS
- a CDS encoding carbamoyltransferase C-terminal domain-containing protein — protein: MNFVSFYLGRHDSNVAAWIDGRVRYAKSERATGIKHHRATLEFVERTCAEWGLDRVDAVAFSDGQRNGLGSCAPNRLFERSRPVLPRFGDAPTWCVDHHYAHVLSGWPLLPVAEAAVGIALDGNGDNGNSQSVIRAPGSKTPELVFSTGNRSFGMLFEKIGMLMKLSGGLEDLVGKVMGAQAYGSVDHAYLDGIDFDAIADHAIYDLIRAVPWRGAIPEADPQIVVDAVARRWVPRAGNAFFSFDNPSFRDWLATIHHGVAAYVLRFFQRHCRAEDTILYAGGCAQNVVCNELLARHFPLLAIPPHAYDGGLSLGCLELLRIQLDQPLFPTGGFPYWQDDPVEAQPSPHTIEQVAGLLAAGRIVAWHQGRGELGPRALGHRSILMDPRIADAKEILNTRVKLRERWRPYAPSVLESRAGEWFEMSGSSRYMLRAIDVRPERREQLAAIVHEDGTARVQTVADGPGTEHEPFAALLRAFEARTGVPVLLNTSLNAGGSPIFSTAAQSEAFYHEVALDALCVGDRLLIKST
- a CDS encoding alpha/beta fold hydrolase; this translates as MTSTPSTRAAVVPAPASVAPAIAACYLGGADPLVPERFLRALSSRPVPVMAAGELAMQTQAGANPLLDVLAACARRLRDEAPETTGATPHATPPLLIAHGLGAMLAAELACLDGLDSAPRAPLVLISPLGLWLDAHPLANLLALGPDAATGLLWHDPAHPDARRMQAHWPARGMNALSRIAWPFAEHGLRHRLPHLRRRVLVIAGAQDRFTPPAYARAFVERLPAGQASLAIMPDCGHLPMHERPDATAAAIHAFIAGLTPTNRSTE
- a CDS encoding LLM class flavin-dependent oxidoreductase, which encodes MKFHWFVEFTYPGLAQEAGARDGGMWVTPPRRHCDPARVAALYDDTLSGYRLASELGFDGLVVNEHHQYAGSVSPSPNLFAAILARETRRAAIVVLGNSLPLYNPPTRVAEELAVIDVLSNGRLVAGFVFGTPMDACFAGGVAPGELRERWAEAHRLIRAAWAADAPFAFAGAYTRLAHVNPWPRPLQQPRPPVWLPGTGSHDTWAIAAREDYCYCYLSFGGTQKTVAFLDGYWSAVHANGWDDNPYRFALAQVICVSETDASAEADYAEAVEHFFGTVTAVTPMFAHVPVSDVPAPKPPADAKPDAKPEARGPLRYADYVARGQVIAGSPATVTAALRDLAMRCRIGHLIGILQVGTLSAELTEKNARLFATQVMPQLRGLHDAYEDRWTPRALAGAPTP
- a CDS encoding phytanoyl-CoA dioxygenase family protein; the protein is MEMHARWADAASNPTSADTNHTDNNTDSDSSALDRFIADGHCTFGSPFSPGELDTLREHYLALLDAKMRRFGLHGVAADQALLDRNDAVLNDFKPKGGNHDLNRWNMHLPSHGPLFDERLFNDPRVMAIVDRLIGPDAVCYLIASDTPLPGAGFQGAHQDFTRFSIALNIPLVDVTEHNGPTEIWPGTHCGGRFDTQPYFIAADEARQISATRRPRRLTNRAGSFVLRDHRLLHRGTANRSDASRPMLSLYYVQPGPVPYAWLARAGVWLAERVRKAGRGASGGGAIANQRLLNLGNLLGRIVEESVQSDRDYRRPIEQHRFDALSPRARHLLRYARVAGSHGSRALVRGSWAGSRRFVRRWFGACASFIGHELRRTPRQPD